The following proteins come from a genomic window of Lolium rigidum isolate FL_2022 chromosome 5, APGP_CSIRO_Lrig_0.1, whole genome shotgun sequence:
- the LOC124655115 gene encoding O-fucosyltransferase 9-like, protein MSVAPSLRGAAKAARRHPSGRGGGRRRAGVVLLLAMAYAAGLLMFVLGGGGPVDVGGGGVTVASFRRRGAPARSPPPPPPGSVYRSHIVFERLWPDIRDDAAPASTATAAFASSLSTPSSWRRSMLTTPRYPDSGELWMPCVKRRLIPSELPPSNGYLIVEANGGLNQQRLSICDAVAVASLLNATLVIPVFHLNSVWRDPSKFSDIFDEDRFIETLRQHVRVVKELPKDVLLRFNHNISSIPNMRTKAYSSPDHYLQKVLPKLLELGVVRIAPFSNRLAQSVPSNIQALRCLVNYQALRFAEPIRVLAEDMVVRMMKKSSSTGGKYVSVHLRFEEDMVAFSCCTYDGGPKEKIEMENARERSWRGKFHRPGRVINPEANRRDGKCPLTPLEVGMMLRGMGFDNTTFLYVASGKIYNAAKYMAPLRQMFPLLETKDTLALPEELAEFKGYSSRLAALDYTVSVQSEVFVTTQGGNFPHFLMGHRRYLLGGNAKTIKPDKRKLVLSFDDPNIRWSRFKRQMQDILHHSDVRGIAFRKPNDSIYTFPMPDCMCQQDGT, encoded by the exons ATGTCCGTGGCGCCGTCGCTGCGCGGTGCCGCCAAGGCCGCGCGGCGCCACCCGTCGGGGCGAGGCGGAGGGAGGCGCCGCGCCGGGGTCGTCCTGCTCCTCGCGATGGCCTACGCGGCGGGGCTGCTCATGTTCGTCCTCGGAGGCGGAGGCCCCgtcgacgtcggcggcggcggcgtcacggtgGCGTCGTTTCGGCGGCGGGGCGCGCCCGCGcggtccccgccgccgccaccgcccgggTCGGTGTACCGCAGCCACATCGTGTTCGAGCGGCTCTGGCCCGACATACGCGACGACGCCGCGCCCgcgtccaccgccaccgccgccttcgCTTCCTCCCTCTCCACGCCCTCTTCATGGCGCCGCAGCATG TTAACTACACCACGTTATCCGGATTCTGGAGAGCTATGGATGCCTTGTGTCAAAAGGAGGCTGATTCCATCAG AGTTGCCGCCTTCAAATGGGTATCTCATAGTTGAAGCAAATGGTGGTCTCAATCAACAGCGTCTTTCT ATCTGCGATGCAGTTGCTGTGGCCAGCTTGCTTAATGCAACTCTTGTGATCCCAGTATTTCATTTGAATAGCGTTTGGCGTGATCCTAG CAAATTTAGTGATATTTTTGACGAAGATCGTTTTATCGAGACACTCAGACAACATGTAAGAGTGGTGAAGGAACTCCCTAAAGATGTTTTGCTGCGCTTCAATCATAATATCAGCAGCATACCAAATATGAGAACTAAAGCCTACTCATCTCCAGATCACTATCTGCAGAAGGTGTTACCGAAATTACTGGAGTTAGG GGTTGTGCGCATCGCCCCATTCTCCAATAGATTGGCTCAGTCAGTTCCATCGAATATCCAGGCCTTAAGATGTTTGGTGAACTACCAGGCACTGCGATTTGCCGAGCCAATAAGAGTTCTTGCAGAGGACATGGTTGTCCGAATGATGAAAAAGAGTTCTTCGACTGGTGGGAAATATGTCTCGGTGCATCTCCGTTTCGAAGAG GATATGGTAGCTTTTTCATGCTGTACATATGATGGTGGCCCGAAGGAAAAGATTGAAATGGAAAATGCCCGTGAAAGGAGCTGGAGAGGGAAGTTTCACCGACCTGGTCGAGTTATCAATCCTGAGGCAAACAGAAGGGATGGAAAATGCCCACTTACTCCTCTAGAG GTTGGTATGATGCTGCGAGGCATGGGATTTGACAATACAaccttcctctatgtagcttctGGCAAAATATACAATGCTGCAAAATACATGGCTCCCCTTCGCCAGATGTTCCCTCTTTTAGAGACCAAGGACACGCTTGCTTTGCCTGAAGAACTTGCTGAGTTTAAG GGGTACTCATCTCGGTTAGCAGCATTAGATTACACTGTCTCTGTTCAGAGCGAGGTATTTGTGACGACTCAAGGGGGGAACTTCCCTCACTTTCTCATGGGGCACAGGCGTTACCTGTTAGGAGggaacgcgaagacaataaaacCTGACAAACGGAAGCTGGTCTTATCCTTTGACGATCCGAATATCAG ATGGAGTCGATTCAAGCGTCAGATGCAGGATATACTACACCACAGTGACGTAAGGGGCATTGCATTCAGGAAACCTAACGACTCCATATACACCTTCCCCATGCCTGATTGCATGTGTCAGCAAGATGGAACATAA